A window from Centropristis striata isolate RG_2023a ecotype Rhode Island chromosome 2, C.striata_1.0, whole genome shotgun sequence encodes these proteins:
- the atmin gene encoding ATM interactor — translation MAASATSKANNRDNATTDSPKCHEESLSQSREIIKPTITELTKEVRTNILCTVEGCGKILPNTPALNMHLVKSHRIKDGMVNPTVRKDMKGSQKLYCCPIEGCPRGPNRPFSQFSLVKQHFMKMHAEKKHKCFKCNNGYSTEWDLKRHIEDCGKTYHCTCGCPYASRAALLSHIYRTGHEIPTEHRIPPVKKRKMEKLLCGSEKVKINESACQIMPTSRELTETALPSDTVVHIPDSVNQNSNQRKSLQKLLLPKPKMALVSVPVMQLAHLPVLLPSTESGALRSVVLAVDSQGSVSTLHLLPQTTGAVVPQLDAKSLCFKDSMPTSRSSLGPISTGVQVSLDTAGTDESASLAGQRGRSTSTNIQTDKSYLSKTPTGVGVGEGMGLCSVGESSVSSCSQTDISVSAQVLLPVSVETQTFSSRAKATSSIGAQTDSQCMSQIPCSTSSLPPYKTRQTQTYFAVPQSEEKAQDQTIMCSDLFGSDSLSVSTQTALEIDDTLSAAGSSIYEDSKSAGGMCFGVQTDELNSNNMADNQTQTMTLLNHLENILSDSMSGHQVLTEASAVGCGSGLGSVQEQPNGIDFDFEEFLNAVHIQTQTEESELGGLGGDTPLESLDIQTQTDFLLMDELDQSEGPSRTQASDLELFDTQTQTDLNFLLNAGSHMPLSSILRHSSFSMSTESSDTETQTDLPSFATSLSAQTTVSQGEHARLLNSTETQTVTSQAEGLGHLFLTSNETQTVMDDFLSADLAWNMESHFSSVETQTCEELCALFQHPEKPNS, via the exons GATGGTATGGTCAATCCTACAGTCAGAAAAGACATGAAGGGCTCTCAGAAGCTTTACTGCTGTCCAATTGAGGGCTGTCCCAGGGGGCCTAACAGACCCTTCTCCCAGTTCTCCCTGGTTAAACAA CACTTCATGAAGATGCATGCAGAGAAGAAACACAAGTGCTTCAAGTGCAACAATGGCTACAGCACAGAGTGGGACCTAAAGAGGCACATAGAAGACTGTGGGAAGACCTACCACTGTACATGTGGCTGCCCTTATGCTAGTAGAGCTGCTCTACTTTCACATATCTACAGAACAGGCCACGAGATTCCTACTGAACACAG AATTCCTCCAGTAAAAAAGCGAAAGATGGAGAAACTGTTATGTGGTTCTGAAAAGGTTAAGATCAATGAGTCAGCCTGTCAGATCATGCCCACTAGTAGAGAGCTGACCGAGACTGCCCTCCCTTCTGATACAGTTGTTCATATCCCTGATTCAGTGAATCAGAACTCAAACCAACGTAAGAGCCTCCAGAAGTTGCTCCTACCAAAGCCCAAGATGGCTTTGGTCAGTGTTCCCGTGATGCAGCTTGCCCACCTGCCTGTCCTTCTCCCATCTACCGAAAGTGGAGCTCTGAGGTCTGTAGTGCTAGCTGTAGACAGCCAAGGCTCAGTCAGCACCCTCCACCTCCTGCCACAAACCACAGGAGCTGTGGTACCCCAACTTGATGCTAAGAGTTTGTGTTTCAAGGATAGCATGCCTACTTCACGCTCTAGCCTGGGGCCTATCAGCACTGGGGTGCAGGTCAGTCTTGACACTGCAGGCACAGATGAGTCAGCCAGTCTGGCAGGACAACGGGGAAGAAGCACCTCCACCAACATTCAGACAGACAAATCATACTTGTCAAAAACACCCACAGGAGTAGGGGTTGGGGAAGGAATGGGGTTGTGCTCTGTTGGAGAGTCCTCAGTGTCATCCTGCTCCCAAACTGACATCAGCGTGAGTGCCCAAGTCCTCTtgccagttagtgtggaaacccaGACATTCTCGTCCCGGGCAAAAGCAACATCCTCTATCGGAGCTCAGACAGATAGCCAGTGCATGAGTCAAATCCCTTGTTCCACCTCATCATTGCCTCCGTATAAAACCAGGCAGACACAGACATATTTTGCTGTGCCACAATCAGAGGAGAAGGCTCAGGACCAGACGATCATGTGCTCTGACTTATTCGGCAGCGACTCCCTCAGTGTCTCCACTCAGACTGCTCTGGAGATAGATGACACCCTCTCCGCTGCAGGGAGCAGCATATATGAAGACTCAAAGTCAGCTGGTGGTATGTGTTTTGGGGTGCAGACAGATGAGCTCAACTCAAACAACATGGCAGATAACCAGACCCAAACAATGACCTTATTAAATCACCTAGAAAATATTCTTTCTGACAGCATGTCAGGCCACCAGGTGCTCACTGAGGCCTCTGCAGTGGGCTGTGGGTCTGGTCTGGGATCTGTGCAGGAGCAACCCAATGGcattgactttgactttgaagaGTTCCTTAATGCTGTGCACatccagacacagacagaggagaGTGAGCTGGGAGGACTCGGTGGTGACACGCCGCTGGAGTCTCTGGACATCCAGACGCAGACAGACTTCCTCCTGATGGATGAACTGGACCAAAGTGAGGGACCAAGTCGAACCCAAGCCAGCGACCTAGAGCTATTTGATACTCAAACTCAGACTGACCTCAATTTCCTGCTGAACGCTGGAAGTCACATGCCCCTGAGCAGCATCCTACGACATTCAAGCTTTTCTATGAGCACCGAGTCTTCAgatacagaaacacagacagatcTCCCTTCATTTGCCACAAGTCTATCTGCTCAAACGACTGTGAGTCAGGGCGAGCACGCAAGGCTGTTAAacagcacagagacacagactgtGACGAGCCAGGCAGAAGGCCTGGGACACCTCTTCCTAACGAGCAACGAAACACAAACTGTCATGGATGACTTCTTGTCAGCGGACCTGGCGTGGAATATGGAGTCCCATTTCAGCTCTGTGGAAACGCAGACTTGTGAGGAGCTTTGTGCTCTCTTTCAGCACCCTGAGAAACCCAACAGCTGA